In Shouchella patagoniensis, the following are encoded in one genomic region:
- a CDS encoding metallophosphoesterase: protein MFTRKTIIISTAFFAAAIVFFYAQNNWLVQTSYTVESANIPPEFNDFTIIQLSDLHSKEFGESNHRLLSSVQAKEPDAVFVTGDLIDSYTPNNGEGVFLMEQLVNIAPVYYVTGNHEWRLGIVEELQEKLESIGVEVLRNQATTIFKDDAAIELIGIDDPDSNQDYAPVEFTTAALNTVQFDKEQYQILLSHRPETFSAYKEAKIDLVFTGHAHGGQIRLPLIGGILSPGQGLFPEFSEGLHDAEYTTMIVSRGLGNSLFPLRLFNRPEVIELTLKSI, encoded by the coding sequence TTGTTTACTCGCAAAACGATCATTATAAGTACTGCTTTTTTTGCCGCTGCTATCGTCTTTTTTTATGCTCAAAATAATTGGCTTGTTCAAACATCTTACACAGTTGAGTCTGCAAATATCCCGCCAGAATTTAATGATTTTACAATTATTCAACTGTCTGACCTTCATAGCAAAGAATTCGGTGAATCTAACCATCGACTTTTATCTTCCGTTCAAGCTAAAGAGCCTGATGCTGTGTTTGTAACAGGAGATTTAATTGATTCCTATACTCCAAACAATGGAGAAGGCGTCTTTTTGATGGAACAACTTGTCAACATAGCTCCAGTATACTATGTAACCGGAAACCATGAATGGCGCTTAGGCATTGTCGAAGAACTACAAGAGAAGTTAGAATCGATTGGTGTTGAAGTATTACGTAATCAAGCAACTACAATCTTCAAAGATGATGCAGCAATCGAACTAATTGGCATCGATGATCCTGACAGTAATCAAGATTATGCACCAGTTGAGTTTACAACAGCAGCCTTAAACACAGTTCAATTCGATAAAGAACAGTATCAAATTCTTTTATCTCACCGACCAGAGACGTTCTCTGCATATAAAGAAGCAAAAATAGATTTAGTATTTACAGGACATGCACACGGCGGCCAAATTCGATTGCCCCTTATCGGAGGAATCTTGTCTCCAGGTCAAGGGCTTTTCCCGGAATTTTCTGAAGGACTTCATGATGCGGAATATACCACAATGATTGTCAGCCGTGGACTCGGAAATAGCTTATTCCCACTTCGTCTTTTTAACCGTCCCGAAGTGATTGAATTAACACTAAAGTCTATTTAA